A genome region from Triticum aestivum cultivar Chinese Spring chromosome 2B, IWGSC CS RefSeq v2.1, whole genome shotgun sequence includes the following:
- the LOC123039743 gene encoding probable 1-deoxy-D-xylulose-5-phosphate synthase 2, chloroplastic, whose product MALQASLPSAFLAPPAITHASCSRQFKLRASASAAASSASAGNGKVVTRKEPTTGAWKIEYSSEKPETPLLDTINYPVHMKNLSTTDLKQLSAELRAEIVHTVSKTGGHLSASLGVVELSVALHHVFDTPEDKIIWDVGHQAYPHKILTGRRSRMHTMRKTSGLAGFPKRDESVHDAFGVGHSSTSISAALGMAVARDLQGKKNHVISVIGDGAMTAGQAYEAMNNSGFLDSNMIVVLNDNKQVSLPTATLDGPSKPVGALSKALTKLQSSTKFRRLREAAKTITKQIGGSTHEVAAKVDEYARGMISASGSTLFEELGLYYIGPVDGHSLEDLVTIFEKVKSMPAPGPVLIHIVTEKGKGYPPAEAAADKMHGVVKFDPTTGKQFKTKSPTLSYTQYFAESLIREAEGDDKVVAIHAAMGGGTGLNYFQKRFPERCFDVGIAEQHAVTFAAGLAAEGMKPFCAIYSSFLQRGYDQVVHDVDLQRLPVRFAMDRAGLVGADGPTHCGAFDVTYMACLPNMVVMAPADEAELMHMVATANAIDDRPSCFRFPRGNGIGAVLPLNNRGTPIQVGKGRVLVSGNRVALLGYGTMVQACLKAAEALKEHDLFITVVDARFCKPLDTELIRELAAEHEILITAEEGSIGGFGSHVAHYLSLNGLLDGPLKLRSMFLPDRYIDHGAAEDQMEAAGLTPRHIAATVLSLVGRPLEALHLK is encoded by the exons ATGGCGCTCCAAGCATCGCTACCTTCTGCGTTCCTCGCGCCCCCGGCCATTACTCATGCTTCTTGTTCGCGGCAG TTCAAATTGCGTGCGAGCGCTTCGGCCGCGGCTAGCAGCGCCAGCGCCGGCAACGGGAAGGTGGTGACGAGGAAGGAGCCAACGACGGGCGCGTGGAAGATCGAGTACTCCAGCGAGAAGCCGGAGACGCCGCTGCTCGACACCATCAACTACCCCGTCCACATGAAAAACCTCTCCACCACG GACTTGAAGCAGCTGTCTGCGGAACTGCGGGCGGAGATCGTGCACACGGTGTCCAAGACCGGCGGCCACCTGAGCGCGAGcctcggggtggtggagctgtcgGTGGCGCTCCACCACGTGTTCGACACGCCCGAGGACAAGATCATCTGGGACGTCGGCCACCAGGCCTACCCGCACAAGATCCTCACGGGGCGGCGCTCGCGGATGCACACCATGCGCAAGACCTCCGGCCTCGCCGGCTTCCCCAAGCGCGACGAGAGCGTGCACGATGCGTTCGGCGTCGGACATAGCTCCACCAGCATCTCTGCGGCGCTCGGGATGGCCGTCGCGCGTGACCTCCAGGGCAAGAAGAACCACGTCATCTCCGTCATTGGAGACGGCGCCATGACTGCCGGACAGGCCTACGAGGCCATGAACAACTCCGGCTTCCTCGACTCGAACATGATCGTCGTCCTCAACGACAACAAGCAGGTCTCCCTACCGACCGCCACCCTCGACGGTCCCTCCAAGCCCGTGGGCGCGCTCAGCAAGGCGCTCACCAAGCTCCAGTCTAGCACCAAGTTCCGCCGGCTCCGGGAGGCTGCCAAGACCATCACCAAGCAGATCGGTGGCTCCACGCACGAGGTGGCTGCCAAGGTGGATGAGTACGCGCGTGGCATGATCAGCGCCTCGGGCTCAACGCTCTTCGAGGAGCTCGGGCTCTACTACATCGGGCCCGTCGACGGTCACAGCCTCGAGGACCTCGTCACCATCTTCGAGAAGGTCAAGTCCATGCCGGCGCCTGGGCCCGTGCTCATCCACATCGTGACGGAGAAAGGGAAGGGGTACCCACCGGCGGAAGCCGCCGCGGACAAGATGCACGGTGTGGTCAAGTTTGACCCGACCACGGGGAAGCAGTTCAAGACCAAGAGCCCGACCCTGTCATACACGCAGTATTTCGCTGAGTCGCTAATCCGGGAGGCGGAGGGGGACGACAAGGTGGTGGCGATCCACGCAGCCATGGGAGGCGGCACGGGGCTTAACTACTTCCAGAAGCGGTTCCCGGAACGGTGCTTCGACGTGGGCATTGCGGAGCAGCACGCCGTGACTTTCGCTGCAGGGCTCGCCGCCGAGGGCATGAAACCGTTCTGTGCCATATACTCGTCGTTCCTGCAGCGCGGGTACGACCAGGTGGTGCACGACGTGGACCTACAGCGCCTGCCGGTGCGCTTTGCCATGGACAGGGCGGGACTCGTCGGTGCAGACGGCCCTACACACTGCGGCGCATTTGACGTGACATACATGGCATGCCTGCCCAACATGGTGGTCATGGCGCCTGCCGACGAGGCCGAGCTCATGCACATGGTCGCCACCGCCAACGCCATCGACGACCGCCCAAGCTGTTTCCGCTTCCCCCGCGGGAACGGCATTGGCGCCGTGCTTCCACTCAACAACAGAGGCACCCCCATTCAGGTAGGCAAGGGGAGGGTACTCGTCAGCGGCAACAGGGTAGCCCTGCTAGGATATGGCACCATGGTGCAGGCCTGCCTGAAGGCGGCGGAGGCACTGAAGGAGCATGACTTGTTCATCACCGTCGTCGACGCCCGGTTCTGCAAGCCGCTGGACACGGAGCTCATCCGTGAGCTCGCCGCCGAGCACGAGATCCTCATCACCGCCGAGGAGGGCTCCATCGGAGGCTTCGGCTCCCACGTGGCGCACTACCTCAGCCTCAACGGCCTCCTGGACGGCCCCCTCAAG CTGAGATCGATGTTCCTGCCGGACCGGTACATTGACCACGGCGCCGCGGAGGACCAGATGGAGGCGGCCGGGCTGACGCCGAGGCACATCGCCGCCACCGTGCTGTCCCTGGTGGGTCGGCCACTGGAGGCGCTACACCTCAAGTGA
- the LOC123042958 gene encoding mixed-linked glucan synthase 2-like, producing the protein MAAAVTRRSNALRVDVPDGDAVAVSVAADSPVAKRGLGAKDEVWVAADEGGIMSGDGNRPLLFRTMKVKGSILHPYRFLMLVRLVAVVVFFKWRVEHKNHDGVWLWTASMTADAWFGFSWLLNQLPKLNPIKRVPDLAALADRHDDATLPGIDVFVTTVDPVDEPVLYTVNTILSILAADYPVDNYACYISDDGGTLVHYEAMVQVASFAALWVLFCRKHCVEPRSPESYFGMKTRSYAGGMAGEFMRDHRRVRREYEEFKVRIDSLSTTIRQRSDAYNSNNKGGVSATWMADGTQWPGTWVEQAENHRRGQHAGIVQVLLDHPSFKPQLGSPASTDNPFDFSNVDTRLPMLVYISREKRPGYDNQKKAGAMNVMLRVSALLSNAPFVINFDCDHYINNSQALRAPMCFMLDPHDGQNTAFVQFPQRFDDVDPTDRYANHNRVFFDGTMLALNGLQGPTYLGTGTMFRRVALYGIEPPHYRAENTKLVCKTGEFGYSTSFINSVPDAAIQDRSITPVLVDERLSKDLATLMTCAYEDGSSWGRDAGWVYNIATEDVVTGFRIHRQGWHSMYCSMEPAAFRGTAPINLTERLYQVLRWSGGSLEVFFSHNNALIASRRLHPLQRITYLNMSTYPIVTVFILSYNFFPVMWLFSEQLYIQRPFGTYMAYLVGIIAMVHLIGMFEVRWSGITLLDWFRNEQFYMIGATGVYPTAVLYMLLKLVTGKGIYFRLTSKQTEGCSNDKFADLYTVRWVPLLIPTAAVIIVNVAAIGAAIGKAATWGFFTDEARHALLGMVFNMGILVLLYPFALGIMGKWGKRPIILFIVLVMAISVVGLLYVTLHAPYTGEWSQVAVSLGKASLTGPSGSG; encoded by the exons ATGGCTGCGGCAGTCACTCGCAGATCCAACGCCCTCCGCGTCGACGTCCCGGATGGCGACGCCGTTGCCGTCTCTGTCGCGGCGGACTCCCCCGTGGCCAAACGGGGCCTTGGCGCCAAGGACGAGGTGTGGGTTGCCGCCGATGAGGGAGGCATCATGTCGGGCGACGGCAACCGGCCTCTGCTGTTCCGGACCATGAAGGTCAAGGGAAGCATCCTGCACCCTTACAG GTTCTTGATGCTCGTGCGCTTGGTCGCCGTCGTCGTCTTCTTCAAGTGGCGCGTGGAGCACAAGAATCACGACGGTGTGTGGCTCTGGACCGCGTCTATGACTGCCGATGCCTGGTTCGGCTTCTCATGGCTCCTCAACCAGCTCCCCAAGCTCAACCCCATCAAGCGCGTCCCGGACCTCGCCGCCCTTGCAGACCGACACGACGATGCCACCCTTCCAGGGATTGATGTCTTCGTCACCACAGTCGATCCCGTGGATGAGCCCGTCCTATACACTGTAAACACCATCCTCTCCATCCTCGCTGCCGACTACCCGGTCGACAATTACGCCTGTTACATCTCAGATGACGGTGGCACGTTGGTGCACTATGAAGCGATGGTCCAGGTTGCCAGTTTTGCTGCGTTGTGGGTCCTGTTTTGCCGGAAGCATTGCGTCGAGCCAAGGTCCCCCGAGAGCTATTTTGGGATGAAGACACGGTCCTACGCCGGGGGTATGGCAGGAGAATTCATGAGGGATCATAGGCGTGTCCGCAGAGAATATGAGGAGTTCAAGGTGAGAATAGACTCCCTTTCTACGACCATCCGCCAACGATCTGATGCCTACAACTCGAATAACAAAGGAGGTGTAAGTGCCACCTGGATGGCTGATGGGACACAATGGCCGGGTACATGGGTTGAGCAAGCCGAGAACCACCGAAGAGGACAACATGCTGGAATTGTTCAG GTCCTACTAGACCATCCAAGCTTTAAGCCACAGCTTGGATCACCCGCAAGCACCGACAATCCATTTGACTTCAGCAACGTTGACACGAGACTCCCCATGCTCGTCTACATTTCTCGAGAGAAGCGCCCTGGTTATGACAACCAAAAGAAGGCAGGTGCCATGAACGTGATGCTCCGTGTCTCCGCACTGCTCTCCAACGCGCCCTTCGTCATCAACTTTGACTGCGACCACTACATCAACAACTCACAAGCTCTCCGTGCCCCTATGTGCTTCATGCTCGACCCTCATGACGGTCAGAACACGGCGTTCGTCCAGTTCCCGCAACGGTTTGACGACGTCGACCCAACTGATCGCTACGCCAACCACAACCGTGTCTTCTTTGACGGCACCATGCTTGCGCTCAACGGCCTCCAAGGGCCTACCTACCTCGGCACCGGCACCATGTTCCGTCGTGTCGCGCTCTATGGCATCGAGCCGCCACACTATAGAGCAGAGAATACTAAACTTGTTTGTAAGACAGGTGAGTTTGGTTACTCGACGTCATTCATCAACTCGGTGCCGGATGCCGCGATCCAAGATCGATCTATCACCCCGGTGTTGGTCGACGAGCGCCTCAGCAAGGACCTAGCTACCTTGATGACGTGTGCTTACGAGGACGGGAGCTCATGGGGGAGAGATGCCGGGTGGGTGTACAACATCGCGACGGAGGACGTGGTGACAGGATTCCGCATTCATCGGCAAGGGTGGCATTCCATGTACTGCTCCATGGAACCCGCGGCATTTCGTGGAACGGCTCCGATCAACCTCACCGAGCGCCTCTACCAAGTGCTTCGGTGGTCTGGCGGGTCCCTCGAGGTGTTCTTCTCCCACAACAATGCCCTCATCGCCAGCCGCCGGCTCCACCCTCTGCAGCGCATCACCTACCTCAACATGTCGACGTACCCGATCGTCACGGTGTTCATCTTGTCCTACAATTTCTTCCCGGTCATGTGGCTCTTCTCCGAGCAGCTCTACATCCAGAGGCCATTCGGCACGTACATGGCGTACCTTGTCGGCATCATAGCGATGGTGCACTTGATCGGCATGTTTGAGGTGAGATGGTCGGGGATCACGTTGCTAGACTGGTTCCGCAACGAGCAGTTCTACATGATTGGGGCGACGGGTGTGTACCCAACAGCGGTGCTCTACATGTTGCTGAAGCTCGTCACGGGGAAAGGGATATACTTTAGGCTCACATCCAAGCAAACGgagggctgctccaacgacaagtTCGCCGATCTCTACACAGTGCGGTGGGTGCCGCTGTTGATCCCGACCGCCGCAGTCATCATCGTCAATGTCGCGGCCATCGGGGCAGCAATAGGCAAGGCGGCGACATGGGGCTTCTTCACAGACGAGGCGCGACATGCGCTTCTCGGGATGGTGTTCAACATGGGGATCCTCGTGCTCCTCTACCCGTTTGCACTTGGCATCATGGGGAAGTGGGGGAAGAGACCCatcatcttgttcattgtgttggtCATGGCCATCAGCGTCGTCGGGCTCTTGTATGTCACGCTGCACGCCCCGTACACAGGAGAATGGTCACAAGTTGCCGTTTCTCTCGGGAAAGCATCGCTGACCGGGCCATCTGGATCTGGGTAG
- the LOC123039744 gene encoding protein NRT1/ PTR FAMILY 5.10-like codes for MCWFMDNSRAAQRTRRPPCRRRSRMSRTLLEHPRTSQTSPLHPEQVAAGGHWPVRSVRPGLGRRRSGPSNQDRHDARSGPVRTAGGRSKRRLGPARTVSTLSRYRSIILACTLYVLGYGMVTLASTLLEQSSLPAGDIHTSSGPSSLQVAFLYASLYLIALAQGADKPCALAFAADQFDPEHLKERASRSSLFNWWFFSMAAGISISVAVVSYIQENIGWGIGFGMLCTIMVCTFIVFLSGTPTYRFCVPTTDVESPFARLGRSLGTLIKSSSFPFSTNGHQDEDVVAKSEEARNMLRVLPIWAACLAYGVAYAQIMTLFNKQGRTSNVIKK; via the exons ATGTGTTGGTTCATGGATAACAGTCGCGCCGCCCAGCGCACACGTCGCCCACCTTGCCGCCGTCGCTCTCGCATGTCACGCACCTTGCTAGAGCACCCGCGCACGTCGCAGACCTCGCCGCTGCACCCCGAGCAAGTTGCCGCCGGTGGTCATTGGCCGGTCCGCTCGGTCCGGCCCGGGCTTggccgccgccggtccggtcccTCAAATCAGGACCGCCATGatgctcggtccggtccggtccggaccgccggcggccggtccaaacgacggctcggaccggcccggaccgtgtccaccctgagccGCTACCGCTCCATCATCCTCGCCTGCACCCTCTACGTCCTG GGATACGGCATGGTCACTCTAGCGTCCACTCTACTGGAGCAAAGCTCCTTGCCGGCTGGCGACATCCATACCTCTTCCGGCCCTTCGTCGCTACAGGTGGCCTTCCTCTATGCCTCGCTCTACCTAATCGCCCTGGCGCAGGGCGCCGACAAGCCGTGCGCCTTGGCTTTCGCAGCCGACCAATTTGATCCCGAGCACCTCAAAGAGCGTGCATCCCGTAGCTCCCTCTTTAACTGGTGGTTCTTCTCGATGGCTGCCGGCATCTCCATCTCCGTCGCCGTCGTCAGCTACATCCAGGAGAACATCGGTTGGGGAATCGGCTTTGGCATGCTTTGCACCATCATGGTTTGTACCTTCATCGTATTCCTCTCTGGCACCCCCACCTATCGCTTCTGCGTTCCCACCACCGATGTTGAGAGTCCTTTCGCCCGCCTCGGTCGTAGCCTTGGCACACTCATCAAGAGCTCAAGCTTCCCCTTTAGTACAAATGGACACCAAGACGAGGATGTTGTGGCCAAATCCGAGGAGGCGCGCAACATGCTCCGTGTGTTGCCGATCTGGGCGGCATGCCTGGCGTATGGGGTTGCGTACGCACAAATCATGACGCTATTCAACAAGCAGGGTCGCACGTCGAATGTTATAAAAAAGTGA
- the LOC123039745 gene encoding protein NRT1/ PTR FAMILY 5.10-like has protein sequence MADAEAPLLRPAEDDGDEAAPLAGVSDFCGRPVSRAGSGGWRSALFVVVLEIAGNFAFFGVSSNLITYLTGPLGHSNAAAAAAVNAWSGTACLMPLLGAFVADSWLGRY, from the exons atggCGGACGCCGAGGCGCCCTTGCTGCGGCCCgccgaggacgacggcgacgaggcggcgccgCTGGCCGGCGTCTCCGACTTCTGCGGCCGCCCAGTCAGCCGCGCCGGCTCCGGCGGCTGGCGCTCCGCCCTCTTCGTCGTCG TGTTGGAGATCGCCGGCAACTTCGCCTTCTTCGGCGTCTCGTCGAACCTCATCACGTACCTGACGGGGCCGCTGGGCCACTCCAACGCCGCGGCTGCTGCCGCCGTCAATGCCTGGTCCGGCACGGCCTGCCTGATGCCACTGCTGGGCGCCTTCGTCGCCGACTCGTGGCTGGGCCGCTACTAG